The nucleotide window CGCTGCCGCCGTGGATCGTGCTCTCGCTGGCGATCATCACCAACATCGGCGTCGGCGCGATGATCATGGTGCTGAGCTACAGCGTCGCCTACCAGGGCGCGCTGCTGCCGGATCGCATCGTCAAGCAGGATTTTATCCGCTGGCTGCTGATCGGGCCGCTCGTGGGCGTGGCCGTGATCATCTGCTTTCAGGTGCTACCGCTCTTCGAGGATGTGCTTGGCCTGCCGCGCGACACGATCGTGACGTTCGGCGTGATGATCTTTACGGTGGCGATCCCAAGCCTGATCGACTATATTCGGCCCCGTCTGGAGAATCTGCTGCTGTGGCAGGACCGCGAGCAGCTCCAGCTTTTGCGGCGCTTCGATCGCAAAGCCTTTACCCGCACCGACCTGCGGCATCTGCTGGAAAATACGCTGGTGACGATCTGCGGCGCGATGCGCGTTGAGTACGGCTTTGTGGCCGCGCCCGAAGGCGACAGCGCGGTCGTCAAAGCCTCGGTCGGGCCGCGTCACGAGATCAAGCACTTCTTCAGCCAGCATAGCCTGCACGATATGCTTGAGCACGCGCGCGAGCTGCCGTCGCGCAAGCATGGCGCGGTGCCCGAAGCCGAGGATTTCCTGCCGATCGACGGCTACTGTATTCTGCCGCTGCACGCTTCGAGCGGCACGTTCCTGGGCGTGGTCGGCGTGGCAAATCCAGCGCCCGGCCCGACGCTTGAGGTGCGGCGGCTGATCGGCGTGCTGGCGCACCAGATGGAGCTGGCGCTCGAAAATGTCCAGCTTCAGGAGCGGATCTACGCCACGCTGCAAGGTCTGACGCCTGAGATGCGCTCGCTGCAACAGTTGTCGGCGCATCTTGAGCACACGCCGCCCGCGACGCTGGAGCAGATCGAGGCCGATGTCGCGCTGCTGCCAAACTTCGATCAGCTTGTGCAGGATGCCCTCAAGCACTACTGGGGCGGTCCTAAGCTCTCGGAAAGCCCGCTGCTTGGCCTGCACTCGGTGCGTAATGCGCTGAGCGAGACAGGCAGCCCCACCAAGTCGCTGCAACTGGTGCTGCGGCGGGCGATCGAGAATCTGCGGCCCGATGAGCAGCTCGAGCCGACGGCGCAGGAGTGGATGTTGTACAATATTTTGCATCTGCGCTTCCTGCAAGGTCTGCGAATCCGCGATATTGTGATGAGATTGGCGATGAGCGAGTCCGATTTTTATCGCAAGCAGCGCGTCGCCGTCGAGGAGGTTGCGCGCCAGCTGGCGCTGATGGAAGAGCATGAGCGGCGCTGATCTCCGCATCGCGTCCCGCTATGCTGGCCCTGGAAGACATGATCATTGCCTGGTGTGATATGTTCTCGTCGTTACCGGTGTCTCTGCTATGACTGTTCACATCCTGATGATCGGCGATTGTACGCTGGCGACAACCTATCTGCCGCCGCGCCACAAGAACGAGCAGGCGCTCCACGCCAAGCTGCGTGAGCATTATCCCGACGACGAGTGCGCCGTGACGAACGAGGGCATGGATGGCGAGTCGATCGGTAAGCTGCTCAAGCGCTACGAGCGCATGATGCGCCGGATTAGTGCGCCAGATTACGTACTGATCCGCTACGGCGTCAACGACCGCAAAGAGTACGGCGTCGATGGCTTTCGCGAGAATCTGATCCGGCTCTGCGAGCGGCTGCGCGCCGATCTGCCCAGCGCGCGAATCTTGCTCGAAACGGGCGTCTACGTCGATTATCCCGCGCACTACGAGTTCGATCGCAACAGCGTGCTCCAGCCGATCTACACTGTGATCCGCGAGCTGGGACAGCGCTACGCGATGCCCGTTGTCGATATTTACGAGCGAATGCAGCGTGAGACGGAGCAGGGTAACTGGGATCTGCGCGTGCGCGGCTATGGCGTGGTGGACGAGGATATTCCTGTGCTCGGTCCCGGCCAGGATCATCTGCATGTCGGCGATGTGCGCTGGTGGACCAACATCCACCCCAATCCAGTGGGCGTCGCGGTGATCGCCGACGAGGAGGTACGGGTGCTCAAGCAGCACTGGCCCGACACGCTGCGCTTTTGATGGCGGCACGCCCGCCGCATGAATCATCGTTCAAAAACGAGGAGCGCTATGGAACACCGAACAACTCCCACGATCACCGTCTATACCACCGGCCCGCGCTGCGTGGACTGTAACACGATCAAGAATTGGCTGACGCAGAACGGCTATAGCTACACCGAGCGCAATATCCGCGAAGATCCGGCGGCGCTGGAGGAATTGACGAGGCTCGGCTACCGGGGAGCGCCCATCACCGTGATCGGCGAGACGATCGTCGATGGGCTGGAGATGGACGAGATCAAGGCCGCGCTGGGGCACCAAGGTTAACGTTAAACCACAGGACCAGACGAAGCTCGTCTGGTCCTGTAGCGTAGGGAGGAAAGATAGCTGCTATGCGGTGCGGCGTCGGAGCACGAGGCCACCCGCGACGGCGAGCGCGCCCAGCCCGATCAGCAGCAGGCTCAGGGTGTCTGCCGCGCCGGTGTTGGGCAACTGGTTGGGCGCACCAGTGGTGGTTGCGCCGCTCTCGCTGGCGCTCGCCTGCGGCGTGAAGGTCGCCACCTCCGCCGAGATATTCGCAAGCTGGCCCAGCGCCACGACA belongs to Herpetosiphonaceae bacterium and includes:
- a CDS encoding glutaredoxin family protein; the encoded protein is MEHRTTPTITVYTTGPRCVDCNTIKNWLTQNGYSYTERNIREDPAALEELTRLGYRGAPITVIGETIVDGLEMDEIKAALGHQG
- a CDS encoding SGNH/GDSL hydrolase family protein, with product MTVHILMIGDCTLATTYLPPRHKNEQALHAKLREHYPDDECAVTNEGMDGESIGKLLKRYERMMRRISAPDYVLIRYGVNDRKEYGVDGFRENLIRLCERLRADLPSARILLETGVYVDYPAHYEFDRNSVLQPIYTVIRELGQRYAMPVVDIYERMQRETEQGNWDLRVRGYGVVDEDIPVLGPGQDHLHVGDVRWWTNIHPNPVGVAVIADEEVRVLKQHWPDTLRF